One window of Flavobacterium ammonificans genomic DNA carries:
- a CDS encoding CDP-alcohol phosphatidyltransferase family protein gives MTIKKQVPNTITLLNLFCGCIAMVFALNKEFEMAFYFVSLGIFLDFFDGFFARLFQVSSPLGLQLDSLADMVTSGVVPGIVMYQLMGSSSGYPKLGWIVEPFPFVGFLITLGSCYRLANFNIDTRQTDSFIGLPTPANALFILSLPLVLRNLDSFFVLELLTNPFVLIGITLLSVYMLNAEIPLFSLKIKQMSLKKNAFQIGFLLSSVVLIASFQYAGIPLVIVLYVLLSVITNVLVSK, from the coding sequence ATGACGATAAAAAAACAGGTGCCAAATACGATTACCTTACTCAATCTTTTCTGTGGTTGTATTGCCATGGTATTTGCGCTGAACAAAGAGTTCGAAATGGCTTTTTATTTTGTAAGCTTAGGTATTTTCTTGGACTTTTTTGATGGTTTTTTTGCGCGCTTGTTTCAAGTATCTAGTCCCTTAGGATTGCAATTGGATTCATTAGCCGATATGGTTACCAGTGGTGTTGTTCCAGGAATTGTTATGTATCAGTTGATGGGAAGCTCGAGTGGGTATCCTAAATTAGGTTGGATCGTTGAGCCGTTTCCATTTGTAGGCTTTTTAATTACTTTAGGGTCTTGTTATCGTTTGGCCAATTTCAATATTGATACCCGTCAAACCGATTCGTTTATTGGCTTACCAACCCCTGCGAATGCCCTTTTTATTTTGAGTTTACCTTTGGTGTTACGTAATTTGGATTCTTTTTTTGTATTGGAATTGCTAACGAATCCTTTCGTTTTGATCGGAATCACCTTGCTTAGCGTGTATATGCTGAATGCTGAAATTCCGTTATTCTCATTGAAAATCAAGCAAATGAGTTTGAAGAAAAATGCATTTCAAATTGGATTTTTGCTAAGTTCGGTAGTTTTAATCGCTAGTTTTCAATATGCCGGAATTCCTTTGGTAATAGTATTGTATGTTCTACTATCGGTAATTACCAATGTACTAGTATCAAAATAA
- a CDS encoding MBOAT family O-acyltransferase — translation MFFNSLSFAVFLPIVFVLYWFVFNKSKASQNAVLIVASYYFYSCWDWRFLFLLVFSTFLDYYTGLRIEKGKTDLGRKFWFWLSIGVNLGFLGVFKYFNFFASSLSEALNGIGLSTSPLLLNVVLPVGISFYTFHGLSYVIDIYLKRIKAETNFVDYSLFVSYFPLLVAGPIERATHLLPQVKVKRHFDFEKAKEGVYQFLWGLVKKVVIADTCATYANAIFDNYSAMNSLSLILGAVYFAFQIYGDFSGYSDMALGMSKLFGIDLLRNFNYPYFSRDIAEFWRRWHISLSSWFRDYLYIPLGGSSGGMGMKIRNTFIIFLVSGFWHGANWTFIAWGLINAIYFLPLLLLNRNRSNMETVVLQRNWDSVRVFGSILTTFLMSCLAWIFFRASSISQALQYIQQIFTDQHFTSQFLKNQRYNYELLFLIAAFVVVEWNYRTQVEPISGKYSGIKLVLCLAAILALGTFSDYKEFIYFQF, via the coding sequence ATGTTTTTTAATTCGTTGTCTTTTGCGGTTTTTTTACCCATCGTATTTGTGCTGTATTGGTTTGTTTTTAACAAAAGCAAAGCCAGTCAGAATGCAGTGCTGATTGTAGCGAGTTATTACTTCTATTCCTGTTGGGATTGGCGTTTTTTGTTCTTGTTGGTATTTTCAACCTTCTTAGATTATTATACGGGGCTCCGAATCGAAAAGGGGAAAACGGATTTGGGACGAAAGTTTTGGTTTTGGTTGAGTATTGGGGTTAATCTTGGTTTTCTAGGCGTATTTAAATACTTTAATTTCTTTGCTAGTTCGCTATCCGAAGCTTTGAATGGGATTGGGTTGTCAACTAGTCCGTTGTTACTGAATGTTGTATTGCCTGTTGGGATTTCGTTTTACACCTTTCATGGTTTGTCCTATGTAATTGATATTTATTTGAAACGCATCAAGGCCGAAACGAATTTTGTGGATTATTCACTATTTGTAAGTTATTTTCCGTTGTTAGTAGCTGGACCTATTGAACGAGCGACCCATTTATTACCTCAAGTAAAAGTCAAACGTCATTTTGATTTTGAAAAAGCCAAAGAAGGCGTTTATCAATTTTTATGGGGATTAGTCAAAAAAGTGGTCATTGCCGATACTTGTGCTACCTACGCCAATGCTATTTTCGATAATTATTCGGCGATGAATTCACTGTCGCTGATATTGGGAGCGGTCTATTTTGCTTTTCAGATTTATGGTGATTTTTCGGGCTATTCGGATATGGCTTTAGGAATGTCAAAGTTGTTCGGGATTGACTTATTGCGCAATTTTAATTATCCGTATTTCTCCAGAGATATCGCCGAGTTTTGGCGCAGATGGCACATTTCGCTTTCGTCTTGGTTTCGAGATTACTTGTATATTCCGTTAGGAGGGAGTAGTGGAGGCATGGGAATGAAAATTCGCAATACCTTTATTATTTTCTTGGTGAGTGGTTTTTGGCATGGTGCCAATTGGACCTTCATCGCCTGGGGATTGATTAATGCCATTTATTTCTTACCCTTATTGCTACTGAATAGAAACCGTTCTAATATGGAAACGGTGGTCTTGCAACGCAATTGGGATTCCGTTCGCGTTTTTGGAAGTATACTTACTACTTTTTTAATGAGTTGTTTGGCTTGGATTTTCTTTAGAGCGAGTTCTATTAGCCAAGCGTTGCAGTATATCCAACAGATTTTTACTGACCAACATTTCACCTCCCAATTTCTTAAAAATCAGCGATACAATTATGAGTTGCTCTTTTTGATTGCTGCTTTTGTTGTGGTAGAGTGGAATTATAGAACTCAAGTAGAACCGATTTCAGGAAAGTATAGTGGTATTAAATTAGTCTTGTGTTTGGCCGCAATTTTGGCTTTGGGTACTTTTTCTGATTATAAAGAATTTATATATTTTCAATTTTAA
- the lptB gene encoding LPS export ABC transporter ATP-binding protein: MILRADNLVKTYKGRSVVKGISVEVNQGEIVGLLGPNGAGKTTSFYMIVGLVKPNSGSIHLDNLEITDYPMYKRAQAGIGYLAQEASVFRKLSIEDNILSVLQLTNLSKAEQEAKMESLIAEFSLEHIRTNRGDLLSGGERRRTEIARCLATDPKFILLDEPFAGVDPVAVEDIQRIVAQLKNKNIGILITDHNVQETLAITDKTYLMFEGGILKAGIPEELVEDEMVRRVYLGQNFELRKKKLEF; this comes from the coding sequence ATGATATTAAGAGCAGATAATTTGGTGAAAACCTATAAAGGCCGTAGCGTCGTAAAAGGGATTTCGGTGGAAGTAAACCAAGGAGAAATCGTAGGTCTCTTAGGTCCTAATGGTGCTGGGAAAACGACTTCATTTTACATGATTGTAGGTTTAGTGAAACCCAATTCAGGCAGTATTCATTTAGACAATTTGGAAATAACTGATTATCCGATGTACAAAAGAGCCCAAGCTGGAATTGGGTATTTAGCACAAGAAGCCTCTGTTTTTAGAAAACTAAGTATTGAAGATAACATTTTAAGCGTATTGCAATTAACCAACCTGTCAAAAGCTGAACAAGAAGCTAAGATGGAAAGTTTAATTGCCGAATTCAGTTTGGAACACATTCGTACCAATCGAGGTGATTTACTTTCAGGAGGAGAAAGACGTCGTACCGAAATTGCACGTTGTTTAGCTACCGACCCGAAGTTCATCTTACTAGACGAACCTTTTGCAGGTGTAGATCCAGTAGCGGTAGAAGATATTCAGCGAATTGTTGCGCAATTGAAAAATAAAAACATCGGTATCTTAATTACCGATCATAATGTTCAAGAAACCTTAGCTATTACTGACAAAACTTACTTAATGTTTGAAGGAGGTATTCTTAAAGCAGGAATTCCGGAAGAATTAGTAGAAGACGAAATGGTACGCCGAGTGTATTTGGGACAGAACTTTGAATTGAGAAAGAAAAAATTGGAATTCTAA
- the recQ gene encoding DNA helicase RecQ, which produces MNSNEIDIHKELKKYFGFGQFKGLQEPVIKSILNKENTFVIMPTGGGKSLCYQLPALIQEGTAIVVSPLIALMKNQVDAIRSLSSENGIAHVLNSSLTKTEITQVKNDITAGITKLLYVAPESLTKDEYVQFLQSVKVSFVAIDEAHCISEWGHDFRPEYRNLRYIIKQLGDVPIIGLTATATPKVQEDILKNLDMSDATTYKASFNRPNLYYEVRTKTKNIESDIIRFIKQNKGKSGIIYCLSRKKVEAIAEVLQVNGISAVPYHAGLDAKTRAKHQDMFLMEDVEVVVATIAFGMGIDKPDVRFVIHHDIPKSLESYYQETGRAGRDGGEGHCLAYYSYKDVEKLEKFMSGKPVAEQEIGFALLQEVVAYAETSMSRRKFLLHYFGEEFDSETGEGADMDDNVRNPKNKVEAKNQVVKLLEVVRDTKHLYKSKEVVFTLIGRVNAVIKAHKTDSQSFFGCGVDHDEKYWMALLRQVLVDGYLAKDIETYGIVKITDKGLDFIKNPISFMMSEDHEYNETEDDAIVSAASSSGTADEALMAMLRELRKKEAKNLGVPPFVVFQDPSLEDMALKYPISLDELTNIHGVGEGKAKKYGAPFLALISRYVEDNDIIRPDDLVVKSTGVNSANKLYIIQNIDRKLSLDDIASAKGMTMDDLIKEMEQIVYSGTKLNIKYWIDDMLDDDQQEEIHEYFMESDSDKIEDALKEFDGEYDIDELRLMRIKFISEVAN; this is translated from the coding sequence ATGAATTCAAACGAAATTGATATCCATAAAGAATTAAAGAAGTATTTTGGCTTCGGACAATTCAAGGGACTGCAAGAACCAGTAATTAAAAGTATTTTGAATAAAGAAAATACTTTTGTTATTATGCCCACGGGAGGCGGTAAATCACTTTGTTACCAATTACCTGCTTTGATTCAAGAAGGGACAGCCATTGTGGTGTCTCCATTAATTGCTTTAATGAAGAATCAGGTAGATGCTATTCGGAGTTTATCTTCTGAAAATGGAATTGCTCACGTATTAAATTCTTCATTAACTAAAACAGAAATTACTCAGGTTAAAAATGATATTACAGCGGGTATTACAAAATTATTGTATGTCGCTCCAGAATCCCTTACCAAAGACGAATACGTTCAATTTCTTCAATCGGTTAAAGTCTCTTTTGTAGCTATTGACGAAGCGCATTGTATATCCGAATGGGGTCATGATTTTAGACCGGAATACCGTAATTTACGTTATATAATAAAACAGTTAGGTGATGTGCCTATTATTGGGTTGACCGCTACGGCGACTCCAAAAGTGCAGGAAGACATATTGAAAAATTTAGATATGTCCGATGCGACTACCTATAAAGCGTCTTTCAACAGACCGAATTTGTATTACGAAGTTCGTACAAAGACTAAGAATATTGAATCGGATATTATTCGTTTTATCAAACAGAATAAAGGAAAATCAGGAATTATTTATTGCTTAAGCCGTAAAAAAGTAGAAGCGATTGCCGAGGTGTTGCAAGTGAATGGCATTAGTGCAGTTCCGTATCATGCTGGATTGGATGCCAAAACACGTGCCAAACATCAAGACATGTTCTTGATGGAAGATGTGGAAGTAGTCGTAGCAACTATTGCTTTCGGTATGGGAATTGACAAACCGGATGTACGTTTTGTAATTCACCACGATATTCCAAAATCTTTAGAAAGTTATTACCAAGAAACTGGTCGTGCTGGTCGCGATGGGGGCGAAGGTCATTGTTTAGCCTACTATTCCTACAAAGATGTAGAGAAATTAGAAAAGTTTATGTCGGGTAAACCCGTTGCAGAACAAGAAATTGGATTTGCTTTATTGCAAGAAGTTGTGGCCTATGCTGAAACTTCTATGTCCAGACGTAAATTTTTATTGCATTATTTCGGAGAAGAATTTGATAGCGAAACAGGAGAAGGTGCCGACATGGATGACAATGTTCGCAATCCGAAAAATAAAGTAGAAGCTAAAAATCAAGTAGTGAAATTACTTGAAGTGGTAAGAGATACGAAACATTTATACAAGTCTAAAGAAGTAGTGTTTACTTTGATTGGCCGAGTAAATGCTGTGATTAAAGCGCACAAAACAGATTCACAATCCTTTTTTGGTTGTGGTGTTGATCATGATGAAAAATACTGGATGGCGCTGTTAAGACAAGTTTTGGTTGATGGCTATTTGGCGAAAGATATTGAAACCTATGGTATCGTAAAAATTACGGATAAAGGCTTGGATTTTATCAAAAACCCGATTTCGTTTATGATGTCTGAGGATCACGAATACAATGAAACTGAAGACGATGCTATTGTAAGCGCTGCCAGTTCTTCTGGAACTGCCGATGAGGCTTTGATGGCAATGTTACGGGAGTTGCGTAAAAAAGAAGCGAAAAATCTAGGGGTACCTCCTTTTGTAGTTTTCCAAGATCCATCTCTAGAAGATATGGCTTTGAAATATCCAATCTCACTTGATGAATTAACAAACATTCACGGTGTTGGAGAAGGGAAGGCAAAAAAATATGGCGCGCCATTTTTAGCACTAATTAGCCGTTATGTAGAGGACAATGATATCATCCGACCAGATGATTTAGTAGTCAAATCTACGGGTGTGAATTCGGCCAATAAATTGTACATCATTCAAAATATTGATCGTAAACTTTCACTAGATGATATTGCTTCCGCAAAAGGAATGACAATGGATGATTTGATAAAAGAGATGGAACAGATTGTTTATTCTGGAACCAAATTGAACATCAAATATTGGATTGACGACATGTTAGATGACGATCAGCAAGAAGAAATCCATGAGTATTTTATGGAATCGGATTCGGATAAAATAGAAGATGCACTGAAAGAATTTGATGGAGAATACGATATTGATGAACTGCGTTTGATGCGTATTAAATTCATTAGCGAAGTGGCTAATTAA
- a CDS encoding DUF4105 domain-containing protein — MKFLNLQKIILFTLFWMSIPLSFSQTISLSKEAEISVLTCGTSTEVYALFGHTAIRVKDKADGIDVVYNYGAFDFGTPNFALKFAKGNLQYFAVANSYTDFITNYSYEKRSVYEQVLRLSATEKQRLFDLLNESLLLENREYTYKFIDQNCTSMTVDVINKALTKNIIVKKGDTTTTYRSILFPYFNNHFYEQLGTSILFGTKTDQAGTAIFLPFELKESLNQIQINQLPIVKENKTLLEFEPKTNSSWWNNPYTYLIVLAFVLLINKKTIDTIYLATMGILGIVFIILGLYSTHLELGNNYNILLFNPILLILLAFAKAKNVNGIRYTLWLNLFALVTYTLLLLNKAHLWIVAPLIITSCVVLVRGFWKKEI; from the coding sequence ATGAAATTTCTTAATCTGCAAAAAATAATTCTATTCACACTCTTTTGGATGAGTATTCCGTTGAGTTTTTCACAAACAATTTCCCTTTCGAAAGAAGCCGAAATAAGTGTATTGACCTGCGGAACCAGTACTGAAGTGTATGCCTTATTTGGTCATACCGCCATTCGAGTAAAGGACAAAGCAGATGGGATAGATGTGGTATATAATTATGGTGCCTTTGATTTTGGTACCCCAAATTTTGCCTTAAAATTCGCCAAAGGCAATCTCCAATATTTTGCAGTAGCCAATTCATATACTGATTTTATTACTAATTATAGCTACGAAAAACGTTCCGTATACGAACAAGTACTCCGCCTTTCGGCCACTGAAAAACAACGATTATTTGACTTGTTAAATGAATCATTATTACTAGAAAATCGCGAATACACCTATAAATTCATCGACCAAAACTGTACGTCAATGACAGTAGACGTAATTAACAAAGCGCTTACTAAAAATATAATTGTAAAAAAAGGAGATACAACTACAACTTATAGAAGCATTTTATTCCCTTATTTCAATAATCATTTTTATGAGCAACTAGGAACTAGTATTCTTTTCGGTACCAAAACAGATCAAGCTGGAACTGCTATTTTTCTGCCATTTGAATTAAAAGAAAGTTTGAATCAGATTCAAATTAACCAACTTCCTATCGTAAAAGAAAACAAAACCCTTTTGGAATTTGAACCAAAAACGAATTCCTCTTGGTGGAACAATCCGTATACTTACCTAATCGTATTAGCATTTGTACTTCTCATAAACAAAAAAACAATTGACACTATTTATTTGGCTACTATGGGAATCCTAGGAATTGTATTTATCATTTTAGGCCTCTACTCTACCCATTTAGAACTAGGTAACAACTACAACATCTTGTTATTCAATCCTATTTTACTCATTCTACTAGCATTTGCAAAAGCTAAAAATGTAAACGGAATACGATATACACTTTGGCTCAACTTGTTTGCGCTAGTAACCTACACCCTACTACTACTTAACAAAGCACATCTTTGGATTGTAGCACCATTGATTATTACTAGTTGTGTTGTATTAGTAAGAGGTTTTTGGAAAAAAGAAATATAA
- the tatC gene encoding twin-arginine translocase subunit TatC: MAKKDLNEMSFLDHLEELRWLLVKSTIGILVMATLTFFVSDFIFNDVIFGPTKADFITYRFFCDLSHQLGFADSICVTEMAFIIQNTNMEGQINILIWTCITAGFILAFPFILWQIWQFISPALYEKEKKHAKLFVFTSSILFFLGVLFGYFVIVPMSVNFFATFTVSDVIKNQFSVDSYIGMLKTSVIACGLFFELPIIIYFLTKLGLVTPTFLRKYWKYAVIIILIVAAIVTPPDVVSQIIVTIPMLIIYEASILISKIVIRNKNKENG, translated from the coding sequence ATGGCAAAGAAAGATTTGAACGAAATGTCGTTTTTAGATCATCTAGAAGAACTACGATGGTTGTTGGTTAAGAGTACTATTGGTATTTTAGTAATGGCAACTTTGACTTTTTTTGTGAGCGACTTTATCTTTAATGATGTCATTTTTGGGCCAACCAAAGCGGATTTTATTACTTACCGATTTTTTTGTGATTTATCACACCAATTGGGTTTTGCCGATAGCATTTGCGTAACTGAAATGGCTTTCATCATTCAAAATACGAATATGGAAGGCCAAATCAATATTTTAATTTGGACTTGTATCACCGCGGGTTTCATTTTAGCTTTTCCTTTTATTTTGTGGCAAATCTGGCAATTTATCAGTCCCGCTTTGTATGAAAAAGAAAAAAAGCATGCTAAATTGTTTGTGTTCACCTCGTCTATTCTTTTCTTTTTAGGAGTATTATTTGGTTATTTTGTTATTGTACCCATGTCGGTCAACTTTTTTGCCACCTTTACTGTCAGTGATGTCATTAAAAATCAGTTTAGTGTAGACTCTTATATTGGGATGCTTAAAACTAGCGTTATTGCCTGTGGTTTGTTTTTTGAACTGCCAATTATTATCTACTTTCTAACTAAATTAGGTTTGGTCACCCCTACTTTTTTAAGAAAATACTGGAAGTACGCTGTAATTATCATTTTAATTGTAGCCGCGATTGTTACTCCGCCTGATGTGGTAAGTCAAATTATAGTTACCATTCCGATGTTAATTATATACGAAGCGAGTATTTTAATTTCTAAAATTGTAATCCGAAATAAAAACAAAGAAAATGGCTGA
- a CDS encoding KpsF/GutQ family sugar-phosphate isomerase, producing MTTTSNILASAKKTILSESLSISKLADLLDANFVAAVEKIYQSKGRLVVTGIGKSAIIAQKMVASFNSTGTPSLFLHAAEAIHGDLGMLQKEDVVICISKSGNSPEIKVLVPLLKRFDNILIAITGNMSSFLAQGSDIVLNTTVDSESCPNNLAPTNSTTAQLVMGDALVVCLMEMRNFKAEDFAVYHPGGALGKKLLLRVKDMLENSLKPMVAPDAPIKKVIFEISEKRLGVTAVVENNKVIGIITDGDIRRMLNERDNFSDLTAKDIMTQNPKTTSSEAMVIDAFHLMENFKITQLIVVDDSEFKGVLHLHDILKEGII from the coding sequence TTGACAACAACATCAAATATTTTGGCAAGTGCCAAAAAAACGATACTCTCTGAGAGCCTATCCATCTCAAAATTAGCCGATTTACTCGATGCTAATTTTGTTGCTGCGGTAGAAAAAATATACCAATCCAAAGGCCGATTAGTGGTTACAGGTATTGGCAAAAGCGCTATCATTGCTCAAAAAATGGTGGCTAGTTTCAATTCGACTGGCACACCATCACTTTTTTTACATGCTGCCGAAGCCATACATGGCGATCTAGGCATGCTTCAAAAAGAAGATGTTGTTATTTGTATTTCAAAAAGCGGCAACAGTCCTGAAATTAAAGTTTTAGTTCCGTTATTAAAACGCTTTGACAATATTTTGATTGCGATTACTGGAAATATGAGTTCGTTTTTAGCACAAGGATCTGATATAGTGTTAAACACAACTGTAGACAGCGAGTCTTGTCCAAATAATTTAGCGCCTACCAATAGCACCACTGCTCAATTGGTTATGGGAGATGCTTTAGTAGTTTGCCTAATGGAGATGCGCAACTTCAAAGCAGAAGATTTTGCCGTGTACCATCCAGGAGGCGCATTGGGTAAAAAATTATTACTTCGCGTAAAGGACATGCTCGAAAACTCCTTGAAACCTATGGTGGCTCCAGATGCTCCAATTAAAAAAGTTATTTTCGAAATTTCGGAAAAACGCTTAGGAGTAACCGCCGTTGTAGAAAACAATAAAGTAATCGGAATCATTACTGATGGCGATATCCGACGCATGTTGAACGAAAGAGATAACTTTTCCGATTTAACAGCAAAAGACATCATGACCCAAAATCCAAAAACTACTTCTTCTGAAGCGATGGTAATTGATGCCTTTCATTTGATGGAAAATTTTAAAATTACCCAATTGATTGTAGTAGACGATTCAGAGTTCAAAGGCGTATTGCATTTACACGATATTTTAAAAGAAGGAATTATATAA
- a CDS encoding polysaccharide biosynthesis protein — protein MLNKKDNSVSIFSKKNLKFSISSLNYLPRWIILAIDFTVLVAACVFNFLLFRGTGLKFIFTPYWRELVSFFLIMNVFSFWLFRTYSGIIRHSSYIDAVKLLFSQISILVFFLVFNLVYELNFNEKAYLNTALFVNTVFTFCGLFLYRVTVKRTFELYFSENSKNQLVRTIIYGTDANAISVANALNFETPARFKVIGFVDHRNQNASKRMLDLPILAQKKKLPALMRSVGAEGIIIADKALTKEEQIVIVDQCLEYNFKVFTVPLITNWENQKEISQKIKNIQIEDLLERKPIVLDDKSISKQLKDKTILITGAAGSIGSEIVRQVLSFEPKSIIMLDQAETPLHELTLETQALDTKCTLHSVIADVRSKKAMEAVFAAYQPQVVYHAAAYKHVPLMEENPAQAIITNVKGTKNLADLSCKYGVVKFVMVSTDKAVNPSNVMGASKRIAEKYVQSLQWKHSNETTGVVTRFITTRFGNVLGSNGSVVPLFTKQIAEGGPLTITHKDIIRYFMTIPEACQLVLEAGAMGNGGEIYIFDMGKPVKIYDLARKMIKLAGFIPDVDIKIDIVGLRPGEKLYEELLNDNSKTIATHHEKIMIAQEKEEEFEELHQDIIELISGSVVYDNEAIVAQMKKIVPEFKSMNSTFEVLDK, from the coding sequence ATGTTAAATAAAAAAGACAATTCGGTTTCTATTTTTTCTAAAAAAAATTTGAAATTTAGCATCAGCAGTTTGAATTATTTACCAAGATGGATTATCCTGGCAATAGATTTTACCGTTCTAGTTGCTGCTTGTGTTTTTAATTTTTTGCTTTTTAGGGGTACTGGTTTGAAATTTATTTTCACCCCTTATTGGAGAGAACTAGTCAGTTTCTTTCTCATAATGAATGTCTTTTCTTTTTGGTTGTTTAGAACCTACTCTGGAATTATTCGACATTCCTCTTATATAGATGCTGTGAAATTATTGTTTTCACAGATTTCAATTTTAGTATTCTTTTTAGTATTCAATTTGGTTTACGAATTGAATTTTAATGAAAAAGCCTACTTAAATACGGCTTTATTTGTCAATACGGTTTTTACATTTTGTGGCTTATTTCTGTATCGAGTTACAGTAAAACGCACCTTTGAATTGTACTTTTCAGAAAATTCAAAAAATCAATTGGTTCGCACTATTATTTATGGTACCGATGCCAATGCCATTTCTGTTGCCAATGCCTTAAATTTTGAAACTCCAGCCCGGTTTAAAGTAATTGGATTTGTAGATCATCGCAATCAAAACGCTTCCAAAAGAATGTTGGATTTGCCTATTTTGGCCCAAAAGAAAAAACTGCCTGCTTTAATGCGATCAGTTGGTGCAGAGGGAATTATTATAGCTGATAAGGCATTAACAAAAGAAGAACAAATTGTAATTGTAGATCAATGTTTGGAATACAATTTTAAAGTATTTACTGTTCCATTGATTACCAATTGGGAGAATCAAAAAGAAATCTCTCAGAAAATCAAAAATATCCAGATTGAAGATTTATTGGAGCGTAAACCGATCGTTCTTGACGATAAATCCATTTCCAAACAATTAAAAGACAAAACAATTTTAATCACTGGGGCTGCGGGTTCCATTGGAAGCGAAATAGTACGTCAAGTACTTAGTTTTGAGCCTAAATCTATAATTATGTTAGATCAAGCTGAAACTCCTTTGCATGAATTAACATTAGAAACCCAAGCTTTAGATACAAAATGTACTTTGCACAGTGTCATTGCTGATGTGAGAAGTAAAAAAGCCATGGAAGCTGTTTTTGCAGCTTACCAACCCCAAGTTGTCTACCATGCTGCTGCCTACAAACATGTTCCTTTAATGGAAGAAAATCCAGCTCAGGCTATCATTACCAATGTGAAAGGAACTAAGAATTTAGCTGATTTATCTTGTAAGTATGGCGTAGTGAAATTTGTAATGGTCTCAACTGACAAAGCGGTTAATCCATCCAATGTAATGGGTGCGAGTAAACGTATTGCAGAAAAATATGTGCAGTCTTTACAATGGAAGCATAGTAATGAAACTACTGGTGTTGTCACTCGATTTATTACGACTCGTTTTGGAAATGTATTGGGTTCCAACGGATCAGTAGTGCCTTTATTTACCAAACAAATTGCTGAAGGCGGCCCTTTAACTATTACACATAAAGATATTATTCGTTATTTCATGACGATTCCAGAAGCTTGTCAATTAGTTCTAGAGGCAGGTGCTATGGGTAACGGAGGAGAAATTTATATATTTGATATGGGTAAACCGGTCAAAATATACGATTTGGCAAGAAAAATGATTAAACTCGCTGGTTTTATTCCAGATGTAGATATTAAAATTGACATTGTAGGGCTTCGACCAGGGGAGAAGTTATATGAGGAATTGTTAAATGATAATTCAAAAACAATTGCTACACACCATGAGAAAATCATGATTGCTCAAGAGAAGGAAGAAGAGTTTGAAGAACTGCATCAAGACATAATCGAATTGATTTCTGGTTCAGTGGTGTATGACAATGAGGCTATTGTAGCTCAAATGAAGAAAATTGTTCCTGAGTTTAAGAGTATGAATTCAACTTTTGAAGTGTTGGATAAGTAA
- a CDS encoding carboxymuconolactone decarboxylase family protein — MADIVDEFNEYRSKMNEKLLADNNKIVKRIFNLDTNAYAEGALDVKTKELLGLVASAVLRCDDCVKYHLETSHKEGVTKAEMMEAMGIATLVGGTIVVPHLRRAYEFWEALENNK; from the coding sequence ATGGCTGATATTGTAGATGAATTTAATGAGTATCGTTCTAAAATGAACGAGAAATTATTGGCAGACAATAACAAAATTGTCAAAAGAATCTTTAACTTGGATACCAATGCCTATGCCGAAGGCGCTTTGGATGTAAAAACAAAAGAACTTTTAGGCCTTGTTGCTTCAGCAGTATTGCGTTGTGATGATTGCGTTAAGTATCATTTGGAAACTAGTCACAAAGAAGGCGTAACCAAAGCAGAAATGATGGAAGCTATGGGAATTGCGACATTGGTTGGCGGAACCATTGTAGTCCCTCATTTACGTAGAGCCTACGAATTTTGGGAGGCTTTAGAGAATAATAAATAA